GGTGATGTTTGCGAGGCCGACTTCGATGTCGAGCGCCCGGAGCTGCGGGCAGTCGTCGCCGGTGATCTCGTAGTGCCTGCCGTGGCTGTTGGAGTGGCTCGGCCTCTTGCCCGTGAGGCTGGACGGCTTGATGTCCCACAtggactcgccgccgccgtggccgcggctGCCTCGCGAGCAGGACCTGCTCAGCTCCCGTATCTGCTCCTCGGACGCCGTCGTGATCTCGCCCTTGCTCTGCTTCTCGAACACCTGCTCCCACTCTTCCCGGCGAGTCTTTTGAAAACAGAAAGGGATTGGTCGGAGTAGCCCACATGTATGGTTAGTCAAATTAAGTTCATCATCTTCtaacaaaaaagagaaaagagagaaaaatatgAACAAATTAAAGAAAGACGTGACGCGATCAAGAACAGATGCATGCATACGTTGAACGCGGCCTGGAGAACGTCGTCGCTGAAGACGCTGAAGAAGGACTCCGGGCTCTCGCCTCCGATGGGGAAGAATTCCTGTCAGAATGAAAGAACTAGCAGCTCGATCGATCTCCCTGCATGCATGAGAAGGGAaggagcatgcatgcatgcaaattaCTAAACCTCGAAGCGTCCCGTGGTGGAGACGGGGTTGAGGAGCATGACGACGCGGAACCAGCGGGAGGCGTGCGTGTTGGCGGAGTAGACGACGGCGCCGGCCGGGATGACGAGGACGTCGCCCTCCCTGACGCAGAACGACTCCCTCCTCCCCCTGTAGAGCAGCGCGACCACGCCCTCGCCCTCCTTGACGAACATGACCTCGTCGGCGTCGTAGTGGCTGGGCTGCAggaacgcgcgcggcgcggcctccAGCTCGGCGACGCGGTAGTTGCCGACGGCGTCCTCGAGCAGCTCGTGCGTGAACCGCTCCAGCACCCGGAACCGCCCCTGCCGGGAGCGCGTCCAGTGCCGGAAGCTCTCCTCGCCGTAGTGGTACGGCcgcccggagccggagccggagccgtccTCCCCGTACGAGTAGGACGCGAGCGCGAGGGAGGAGCACAGGAAGAGCAGGAGCACCAGCACCAGCGGTGACCTCTTCATGGCGCCCATCTCCTGTGGTTTGATTTACTGGTGTTGCCGCGCTTCGATGCGAGAGGGGATCGAGCGGTGGCGTATATATGGGGAGGTGCCGCGGCCAtgcgcgcggccgcgcggcgcgtACGTGGCGAGGGGGAGGCGATGTGGAGCGCTGCTGAGCTGCCGCGCTCTGCCACGTCCGTCCGGGCCGGGCATGCTGATCTTGGCGCCAGGACTGCCAAGGCGACAGCGGCGACACAGGTGGGGGCAGCACGGAGCAGATGGAACCGCGCGCTGGGAATTGGGACCGTCGTCACGTATCTTCACGCACTTCTGCAGTGTGCATTATTAAACTTCATGAATTACCAGTTACCACGTGCTTTGTATGATTACCGATTTTTTTCTGGAT
This sequence is a window from Panicum virgatum strain AP13 chromosome 7K, P.virgatum_v5, whole genome shotgun sequence. Protein-coding genes within it:
- the LOC120640554 gene encoding cupincin-like; amino-acid sequence: MGAMKRSPLVLVLLLFLCSSLALASYSYGEDGSGSGSGRPYHYGEESFRHWTRSRQGRFRVLERFTHELLEDAVGNYRVAELEAAPRAFLQPSHYDADEVMFVKEGEGVVALLYRGRRESFCVREGDVLVIPAGAVVYSANTHASRWFRVVMLLNPVSTTGRFEEFFPIGGESPESFFSVFSDDVLQAAFNTRREEWEQVFEKQSKGEITTASEEQIRELSRSCSRGSRGHGGGESMWDIKPSSLTGKRPSHSNSHGRHYEITGDDCPQLRALDIEVGLANITRGSMMAPSYSTHANKLVVVVEGSGHFEMACPHLSGGQSSSSQRRGRGHGGRECGGEEEEGEGREEQEGEHKSRGYKQVRSRIKVGSVMVIPPGHPTTLVAGDDKNLAVLCFGINARHDEKVFLAGSNSVLRQMDELAKALAFGAEREKVDRVIGAQTDAVFLRGPSSRRISSE